A window of the Hypomesus transpacificus isolate Combined female chromosome 10, fHypTra1, whole genome shotgun sequence genome harbors these coding sequences:
- the LOC124472149 gene encoding cysteine/serine-rich nuclear protein 1-like produces the protein MSGVLKRKFAEVDEEDPCYASSSSFSSPSSSASLEWESDGMSLSSDDQDFTPSIPASPATSLPIRSILKKAKPTRRHGRVSFDLVTVFLFQRSQGFTSVPSRGGATLGMLRRHSSLRRYTLEEHALDRQHRCRERLRERLRQEKLKELRNKMTTNGAILLEEANRPYIDQVPDEDLNIHLSDADLEEGGFLHPYPSKQRQALLRAAGVKRIDREEKRQLHALRLSREECGCDCQGFCEPETCACSLAGIKCQMDRSSFPCGCTRDGCGNTNGRVEFNSRRVQTHYLHTVMRLELERRLQDDDTPNCLDQKRVPLKDQENPKEEDQDQDEQQHVQEKSCPFGLTTEDNGLHLTIPTTPMFHFSMELAVVGENSCSSDMSCSSANSEDSESGGTPLVNQPLLEEGDEGLVRMLKLSDSETEDCSMGTDSEARHIKQSYQCFNNSGKYAVTNAANSHTDKSIASCQAEYLDENANQDATRFATSPIQEYPNTPSPSIDYSSNSYMDLSLSSESDLEFFDNFPDYSSGPLHKSFKGHTYPDNFHYLQLLSPPHHPQYDETSTHLLESLIGLSEPTPEPNSSFTDSQLFEVIQ, from the exons ATGAGTGGAGTCTTGAAAAGAAAATTTGCtgaggtggatgaggaggaccCATGTTAcgcctcttcctcatccttctcctccccctcctcctctgcttccttGGAATGGGAGTCTGACGGAATGAGCCTCTCAAGTGACGATCAAGACTTCACACCCAGTATCCCTGCCTCGCCCGCAACCAGTTTACCCA TTCGGTCCATTTTGAAAAAGGCCAAGCCCACACGTCGCCATGGCAGGGTCAGTTTTGACCTGGTGACGGTGTTCCTGTTCCAGCGCAGCCAGGGCTTCACCAGCGTGCCCAGCCGGGGGGGTGCCACCCTGGGCATGTTGAGGAGGCACAGTTCCCTCCGCAGGTACACACTGGAAGAGCACGCCCTGGATCGCCAGCACAGATGCAGGGAGAGGCTCAGAGAAAGACTCAGACAGGAGAAACTTAAGGAACTGAGGAACAAA ATGACAACCAACGGAGCCATACTTCTGGAGGAAGCTAACAGACCATATATAGATCAAGTCCCAGACGAGGACCTTAACATCCACCTCAGTGATGCTGACCTAGAAGAAGGGGGCTTCCTGCATCCATACCCATCCAAGCAGAGACAAGCCCTGCTCAGGGCCGCAGGGGTAAAGCGTATcgacagggaggagaagagacagcTGCACGCTCTGCGTCTCTCCAGGGAGGAGTGTGGCTGCGACTGCCAGGGTTTCTGTGAGCCGGAGACGTGCGCATGCAGCCTGGCAGGCATCAAGTGCCAG ATGGACCGCTCCAGCTTCCCATGCGGCTGCACAAGGGACGGCTGTGGCAACACTAATGGCCGAGTGGAGTTCAACTCCAGACGTGTGCAGACTCACTACCTCCACACTGTCATGAGGCTAGAATTGGAGAGGAGACTGCAAGATGATGACACACCCAACTGCCTGGACCAGAAAAGGGTTCCACTCAAGGACCAGGAGAACCCGAAGGAAGAGGACCAAGACCAGGATGAGCAACAGCATGTCCAGGAGAAGAGCTGCCCCTTTGGGTTAACTACAGAGGATAATGGCCTTCATCTCACAATCCCCACCACCCCTATGTTCCATTTCAGTATGGAGCTGGCTGTGGTGGGGGAAAACAGCTGCAGTAGTGACATGTCCTGTTCCTCTGCCAACAGCGAAGACTCGGAGTCTGGGGGAACACCTCTTGTCAACCAGCCTCTGCTtgaggagggggatgaaggaCTGGTCCGCATGCTCAAACTCTCTGACTCAGAAACCGAGGACTGCTCTATGGGAACTGACAGTGAGGCTAGGCACATCAAACAGTCATATCAATGTTTCAATAACTCGGGGAAGTATGCTGTCACAAACGCAGCCAATTCTCACACCGACAAAAGTATTGCCTCTTGCCAAGCAGAGTACCTAGATGAAAATGCTAACCAAGACGCCACACGGTTCGCTACCAGTCCTATTCAAGAGTATCCTaacactccctctccttccattGACTACTCATCAAACAGCTATATGGacctcagcctctcctcagaATCAGACCTGGAGTTCTTTGACAACTTCCCTGACTATAGTTCTGGCCCTCTTCACAAGTCTTTCAAAGGACACACTTACCCAGACAACTTTCACTATCTGCAGTTGCTAAGCCCACCACATCACCCACAGTACGATGAGACAAGTACTCACCTCCTGGAGTCTTTGATAGGCTTATCTGAACCTACCCCAGAACCAAATTCTTCGTTTACTGACAGTCAACTATTTGAAGTGATCCAGTAA